The Anabaena sp. WA102 genome contains a region encoding:
- a CDS encoding AAA family ATPase, with protein sequence MDQPILKFIFTQNYKNLSSSQSVELKNLNIFIGSNGSGKSNFISTLKFLKDCLTNVPDESRGITSFEEAISRFGNDRILDNSVDSPAVIKLQYGFSEILQYSSRIKSPILDIDLFVDRKKQKLTIHQESLYSGDDLPNPESSPFYYYKFHDPKLQNIGKGVISVYNQSEQKVGTHFEVLDNIPANILGLNALSELLENSQNKLITTLTTPAYKVRRELIAFISQWQFYNANNMDLHQIRNSEPKIGGNDIYLSTSGNNLPLVFENLTQENIDFEDSINNAMKSILPKTRRLRSIRSGRLSLTLEWHFEDIKEPFYLTEMSDGTVRMLCWATILYSPILPSLLVIDEPELGLHVSWMPILAEWIKQAARKTQIIITTHSPDLLDHFTDCLENVYCFYSQDKTHFSMKTLSHEILDQKLEEGWQLGDLYRVGDPTVGGCPW encoded by the coding sequence ATGGATCAACCAATTCTTAAATTTATTTTTACCCAAAATTATAAAAATCTCTCGTCATCTCAATCTGTAGAGTTAAAAAATCTCAATATTTTTATAGGATCAAATGGTTCTGGGAAAAGTAATTTTATCAGCACACTAAAATTTTTAAAGGATTGTTTAACTAATGTTCCTGATGAAAGTCGTGGTATTACTAGTTTTGAAGAAGCAATTAGTAGGTTTGGTAATGATAGGATTTTAGATAATAGTGTTGATAGTCCTGCTGTAATTAAATTACAATATGGGTTTTCGGAAATATTACAATATAGTAGTCGAATTAAAAGTCCAATTCTGGATATTGATTTATTTGTAGATAGAAAAAAACAGAAATTAACTATTCATCAAGAATCTTTATATAGTGGAGATGATTTACCCAATCCAGAGTCATCACCTTTTTATTATTATAAATTTCATGATCCAAAACTGCAAAATATAGGTAAAGGTGTTATATCAGTCTATAACCAATCTGAACAGAAAGTAGGAACACATTTTGAAGTATTAGATAATATTCCTGCAAATATTTTAGGTTTAAATGCACTTTCAGAATTATTGGAAAATAGTCAAAATAAACTGATAACTACACTAACCACGCCTGCTTATAAAGTTAGAAGAGAGTTAATTGCATTTATTTCTCAATGGCAATTTTATAATGCGAATAACATGGATTTGCATCAAATTAGAAATTCAGAACCAAAAATAGGAGGAAATGATATTTATTTATCTACATCAGGAAATAATTTACCTTTAGTATTTGAGAATTTAACCCAGGAAAATATTGACTTTGAAGACAGTATTAATAATGCTATGAAGTCTATTTTGCCTAAAACTCGTCGGCTACGTTCTATTCGTTCTGGGCGCTTATCATTAACACTAGAATGGCATTTTGAAGATATTAAAGAACCATTTTATCTCACAGAAATGTCAGATGGAACGGTAAGAATGTTATGCTGGGCGACTATATTATATTCTCCTATTTTACCTTCCTTATTAGTTATTGATGAACCAGAATTAGGTTTGCACGTATCTTGGATGCCAATTTTAGCAGAATGGATTAAACAAGCTGCTAGAAAAACTCAAATTATTATCACTACTCATAGTCCTGATCTTTTAGATCATTTTACAGATTGCTTAGAAAATGTTTATTGTTTTTATTCTCAAGATAAAACGCATTTTTCCATGAAAACACTCTCTCATGAAATTTTAGATCAAAAACTAGAAGAAGGATGGCAATTAGGTGATTTATATCGTGTAGGAGATCCTACTGTGGGAGGATGTCCGTGGTAG
- a CDS encoding Uma2 family endonuclease yields the protein MVQALTKLLTFAQFILEYGNNPRYELADAELIDMEPTGPHAAVGGKLATKLGIAITHAELPWFIPRTCLIRPFAETATARRPDIVVLDETVLDDEPFWEHEPVIALGKSIKLVVEVVSTNWETDYARKVEEYALLGIPEYWIVDYRGLGGVVFIGKPKQPTFTVCQLIGEDYSQQKYRLGEFIKSPLLPSLQLRLDDVMPR from the coding sequence ATGGTTCAAGCATTAACAAAATTATTAACCTTTGCACAATTCATCCTTGAATACGGTAACAACCCCCGCTATGAACTTGCAGACGCAGAATTGATTGATATGGAACCAACTGGACCCCATGCAGCCGTGGGTGGTAAACTGGCAACCAAACTGGGTATTGCGATTACTCATGCTGAACTTCCCTGGTTTATTCCTCGCACCTGTCTAATCCGTCCTTTTGCAGAAACAGCCACAGCCCGACGACCTGATATTGTAGTATTAGATGAAACTGTACTTGACGATGAACCTTTTTGGGAACACGAACCAGTGATTGCGTTAGGAAAATCAATTAAGTTAGTTGTGGAAGTTGTTAGTACCAATTGGGAAACTGATTATGCGCGTAAAGTTGAAGAATACGCTTTATTAGGAATTCCTGAATATTGGATTGTTGATTATCGGGGATTGGGTGGCGTTGTTTTTATTGGTAAACCAAAACAACCGACATTTACAGTTTGTCAACTAATTGGTGAAGATTATAGTCAGCAAAAATATCGGTTAGGAGAATTTATTAAATCTCCTCTTTTACCCTCGCTGCAACTGCGGTTAGATGATGTGATGCCACGATAA
- a CDS encoding aldo/keto reductase, giving the protein MQYRRFGKTNLYLSVFSLGTMRCLIDSENVQQLLEKALSLGINHLETARGYGDSEAYLGNAIKAGLSVPRSQIHITTKIPPTPDADSMRWYIDESLNRLNLDYLDCLGIHGLNTWQHLEWVQAKNGCMQAVEEAVNDGRVRHIGFSTHGSLDIILAAINTNLFKFVNLHYYYFFQHNAPAIQLAKEKDMGVFIISPADKGGKLYTPSQTLKELCHPLTPLDLNYRFLLSDNRIHTLSIGPAKPEELVISPELFDHQNELTKAEIAIFEKLENQQNNVLLTDKCSQCYACLPCPENIHIPEVLRLRNLAVAYDMTDYGKYRYGMFENAGHWFPGMKANRCTECGDCLPKCPENLDIPTLLKDTHERLQGKAGRRLWG; this is encoded by the coding sequence ATGCAATATCGTCGGTTTGGTAAAACTAATTTATATCTTTCTGTTTTTTCTTTGGGAACAATGCGCTGTTTAATTGATAGCGAAAATGTCCAACAACTTCTGGAAAAAGCTTTATCTTTAGGAATTAATCATTTAGAAACTGCTAGAGGTTACGGTGACAGTGAAGCATATTTAGGTAACGCTATAAAAGCTGGTTTATCAGTACCTCGCAGTCAAATTCACATTACTACCAAAATTCCCCCAACACCTGATGCTGATTCTATGCGTTGGTATATTGATGAATCTTTAAATCGCTTGAATTTAGATTATCTGGATTGTTTAGGAATTCATGGATTAAATACTTGGCAGCATTTAGAATGGGTACAAGCTAAAAATGGCTGTATGCAAGCAGTAGAGGAGGCTGTAAATGATGGGAGAGTGAGACATATTGGGTTTTCTACTCACGGTTCATTAGATATAATTTTAGCAGCAATAAATACAAATCTTTTTAAATTTGTTAATCTCCATTATTACTATTTTTTTCAACATAATGCCCCCGCAATTCAGTTAGCGAAAGAGAAAGATATGGGCGTTTTTATTATTTCTCCTGCTGATAAGGGCGGAAAATTATATACTCCATCCCAAACTTTAAAGGAACTCTGTCACCCATTGACACCATTAGATTTAAATTATCGGTTTTTGCTGAGTGATAACCGCATTCATACTTTGAGTATAGGACCAGCAAAACCAGAAGAGTTAGTAATATCTCCAGAACTTTTTGATCATCAAAATGAATTAACAAAAGCCGAAATTGCCATTTTTGAAAAATTAGAAAATCAGCAAAATAATGTTTTATTAACCGATAAATGTAGTCAATGTTATGCCTGTTTACCTTGCCCGGAAAATATTCATATTCCCGAAGTTTTAAGATTACGAAATTTAGCCGTAGCTTATGATATGACAGATTATGGTAAATATCGTTATGGAATGTTTGAAAATGCCGGTCATTGGTTTCCCGGAATGAAAGCCAACCGTTGTACAGAATGTGGTGATTGTTTGCCCAAATGTCCAGAAAATTTAGATATTCCTACTTTGCTAAAAGATACCCATGAAAGATTGCAGGGAAAAGCAGGAAGAAGATTATGGGGGTAA
- a CDS encoding histidine triad nucleotide-binding protein, which translates to MSPNTETIFSKIIRKEIPANIVYEDDLALAFTDVNPQAPVHILVIPKKPIVNLATAEPEDAALLGHLLLTVQKVAAAAGLENGYRVVMNTGADGGQTVHHLHIHILGRRPMSWPPG; encoded by the coding sequence ATGAGTCCGAACACAGAAACCATTTTCAGTAAAATCATTCGTAAAGAAATTCCCGCGAATATTGTTTATGAAGACGATTTAGCCCTAGCCTTTACAGATGTTAACCCTCAAGCACCAGTTCATATTCTCGTTATTCCCAAAAAACCCATAGTTAACCTAGCTACTGCTGAACCTGAAGACGCAGCACTTCTAGGACACCTGTTATTAACAGTCCAGAAAGTTGCAGCAGCAGCGGGACTAGAAAACGGTTATCGAGTAGTTATGAATACTGGTGCTGATGGTGGTCAAACAGTCCATCATCTACATATACACATCCTTGGTCGTCGTCCTATGTCCTGGCCTCCAGGTTAA
- a CDS encoding transposase: protein MAKPADVSTKRLISLAPNNWVKWVTQIPDVVAGEILNSEFQWISRESDVLIRAESKEYGEFMVLNELQLRYKSELPRRMRAYAGLAEEKYKLPTYPVLINILKTGDAEIPTRFESNLAGLQVRQDYRVINLWEVDVKIALEQPLPSLLPFVPILKGGEDESIIREALRLLQADEQLNQLETVLAFFATFVLDSSLVQEIMRWDMTVLRESPWYQEILQQGEQQGEQKGEKKDRLSSIELCLEVKFGNEGLKFMPKISEISDLETLKTIQRSILTVESLEELKHILQNLS, encoded by the coding sequence ATGGCCAAACCTGCGGATGTTAGTACCAAACGCTTAATTAGTCTTGCACCCAATAATTGGGTAAAATGGGTAACGCAAATCCCGGATGTGGTTGCTGGGGAAATTCTCAATTCTGAATTTCAATGGATTAGTAGGGAAAGTGATGTACTTATCCGTGCTGAAAGTAAAGAATATGGGGAATTTATGGTTCTCAATGAATTGCAATTGCGGTATAAGTCAGAACTGCCACGAAGAATGCGAGCTTATGCAGGATTAGCTGAGGAAAAATATAAATTACCCACATATCCCGTACTAATTAACATTCTCAAAACAGGTGATGCTGAAATCCCCACGCGATTTGAATCTAATCTTGCTGGCTTACAAGTTCGTCAAGATTACCGTGTAATTAACCTGTGGGAAGTAGATGTTAAAATTGCCTTAGAACAACCTTTACCGTCTCTACTGCCTTTTGTGCCGATTCTCAAAGGTGGTGAAGATGAATCTATAATTCGGGAAGCATTGCGTTTATTGCAAGCTGATGAACAATTAAATCAATTAGAAACGGTTCTTGCTTTTTTTGCTACGTTTGTATTAGATAGTTCCTTAGTTCAAGAAATTATGAGGTGGGATATGACAGTTTTACGCGAATCACCTTGGTATCAGGAAATATTGCAACAAGGAGAACAGCAAGGAGAACAAAAAGGAGAAAAGAAAGATAGACTCTCAAGCATTGAGTTATGTTTAGAAGTAAAATTTGGTAATGAAGGATTAAAATTCATGCCGAAAATATCAGAAATATCTGATCTTGAGACACTAAAAACAATTCAACGCTCGATTCTCACCGTTGAAAGTTTAGAGGAACTAAAACACATACTCCAAAATTTGTCATAA
- a CDS encoding cation:proton antiporter, with protein MEAPFEITLQMVITVFAGISAQVMAAYFKLPSIVLLLLLGILLGKDGLGILQPHLLGTGLEVIVSLATAIILFEGGLKLDRQELGKVSLSLQLLVTLGTLITLLGGSLAAHWLGEFPWNIAVLYASIVVVTGPTVIGPLIQQINVDRQVATLLEGEGILIDPVGAILAYVVLDTILNGDTDPINAIIGLILRFAVGAGIGGVGGYLMSWMFKRANFISFELKNLVVLAVLWVLFALAQMIRSESGIMTTVVAGAVFANSSVPEERLLRSFKNQLTILSVSVLFILLAADLSIASVLALGWGSLFTVLVLMFVVRPINIILCTWNSDLNWRQKLFLSWVAPRGIVSASVASLFAILLTQRGINGGDSIKALVFLTIIMTVFCQGLTAGWLVKWLRITSKDATGAVIVGCNPLGLLIARFFQERGESVVMIDTDPERLAQAEAQNLRVIASSALDGEILEEAGIGSMGTFLAITSNGEVNFVLAQRAAEEFNPPRVLAIFPHHPQGSPLVNSKVDQAFVSDFPVKTWNEYLINGQVKLGTTTLNAAEFDSQHEHIQEKIREGILVPLLLEREERLQVMSASQQWEIGDRIIYLLYDSRPNLLKLLSGASQSTPLTMETLAEVEEVRVKEA; from the coding sequence ATGGAAGCACCTTTTGAAATCACCCTCCAGATGGTGATCACTGTTTTTGCAGGCATTAGCGCCCAGGTAATGGCTGCATATTTCAAATTACCTAGCATCGTGTTACTACTCTTATTAGGCATCCTGTTAGGTAAAGACGGGCTGGGAATATTACAACCCCATTTACTAGGAACAGGATTAGAAGTGATTGTTTCCCTAGCAACAGCAATCATTTTGTTTGAAGGAGGACTCAAATTAGATCGACAGGAGTTGGGCAAAGTTTCCCTCAGTCTCCAGTTACTCGTCACCTTGGGAACTCTGATCACCCTACTAGGGGGAAGTCTTGCGGCGCACTGGCTAGGGGAGTTTCCCTGGAATATAGCAGTGCTTTATGCGTCCATTGTTGTTGTCACCGGACCAACCGTAATTGGTCCATTAATTCAACAAATAAACGTAGATAGACAAGTCGCAACGCTATTAGAAGGCGAAGGAATTTTAATAGATCCTGTGGGAGCTATCCTGGCTTACGTTGTCTTGGATACAATTTTAAACGGTGATACAGACCCGATTAATGCCATTATTGGTCTAATTTTACGTTTCGCTGTGGGTGCGGGCATTGGTGGCGTTGGTGGATATTTAATGAGTTGGATGTTTAAACGCGCCAATTTCATCTCTTTTGAACTGAAAAATCTGGTTGTACTGGCAGTTTTATGGGTGTTGTTTGCCCTAGCGCAAATGATTCGCTCTGAATCGGGAATTATGACCACAGTAGTAGCAGGTGCGGTGTTTGCTAACTCTTCAGTTCCCGAAGAGCGGTTATTGCGAAGCTTTAAAAATCAACTGACAATTCTCAGCGTTTCTGTATTATTCATCCTGCTAGCGGCTGATTTATCCATTGCCAGTGTCTTGGCTTTAGGTTGGGGGAGTTTATTCACCGTTTTGGTGTTAATGTTTGTTGTTCGCCCCATTAACATTATTTTGTGTACTTGGAATAGTGATCTAAATTGGCGACAGAAACTATTTTTAAGTTGGGTTGCACCCAGAGGCATAGTTTCCGCCTCTGTAGCGTCTTTATTTGCGATTTTACTGACACAGAGGGGCATTAATGGTGGTGATTCGATTAAAGCCTTAGTCTTTTTGACAATTATCATGACGGTTTTTTGTCAAGGTTTAACCGCTGGCTGGTTGGTTAAATGGTTACGAATTACCTCTAAAGATGCAACTGGGGCGGTAATTGTCGGCTGTAATCCCCTGGGTTTATTAATTGCCCGCTTTTTTCAAGAACGGGGAGAAAGTGTGGTGATGATTGATACTGACCCGGAACGTTTAGCCCAAGCTGAAGCCCAAAATCTGCGGGTGATTGCTAGTAGTGCTTTAGATGGGGAAATACTGGAAGAAGCTGGTATTGGTTCGATGGGGACTTTTTTAGCTATTACAAGTAATGGTGAGGTGAATTTTGTCTTAGCTCAACGGGCTGCTGAGGAATTTAATCCTCCCCGGGTTTTAGCTATATTTCCCCATCATCCCCAAGGTTCTCCCTTGGTGAATAGTAAGGTTGATCAAGCCTTTGTCTCTGATTTCCCGGTAAAAACTTGGAATGAATATTTGATAAATGGACAGGTGAAATTAGGAACAACTACACTAAATGCGGCGGAATTTGACTCTCAACATGAACATATCCAAGAAAAAATTCGAGAGGGGATTTTAGTACCACTATTGTTAGAACGAGAAGAACGGTTACAGGTGATGTCTGCAAGCCAACAGTGGGAAATAGGCGATCGCATTATCTATCTATTATATGATTCCCGTCCTAATTTGTTAAAACTTCTCTCCGGTGCTAGTCAATCTACACCCCTAACTATGGAAACATTGGCAGAAGTTGAGGAAGTAAGAGTTAAAGAAGCTTAG
- a CDS encoding nucleoside phosphorylase, whose amino-acid sequence MNNKMLYHIGFSKADLGEFPPEIALLSGDPQRANFIAQTHLQNVQLLSENRGLHSYLGDLPNGKKILSATSGMGAPSLSIVVNELVQVGIQKIIRIGTCGSIQPHISVGSIVISNAALCRQGAANDIAPVEYPATADPFLTVALVKAAQELKIEHYLGITASVDTFYEGQERTDSANPYLIRSLNGITEEYRRLNILNYEMEAGMLFKMAGVYNFAAAAVCAVVAQRTMSEDVILSKKDLAINNAILTAIRAAANI is encoded by the coding sequence ATGAATAATAAAATGCTATATCATATTGGTTTTAGCAAAGCAGATTTAGGTGAATTTCCTCCCGAAATTGCTTTATTATCAGGTGATCCCCAGCGGGCTAATTTTATCGCCCAAACTCATTTACAAAATGTGCAGTTACTATCAGAAAATCGGGGACTGCATAGCTATTTAGGCGATTTACCCAATGGAAAAAAGATTTTATCTGCTACTAGTGGTATGGGTGCGCCTTCTTTGAGTATTGTGGTTAATGAGTTAGTACAAGTAGGTATTCAAAAAATTATTCGCATTGGTACTTGTGGCTCAATTCAACCTCATATATCCGTTGGGAGTATTGTTATTAGTAACGCGGCTTTGTGTCGTCAAGGTGCAGCTAATGATATTGCACCTGTAGAGTATCCAGCCACAGCAGATCCTTTTCTCACAGTGGCTTTAGTCAAAGCAGCACAAGAATTAAAAATTGAGCATTATTTAGGAATTACAGCATCAGTTGATACCTTTTATGAAGGACAAGAACGGACTGATTCAGCTAATCCTTATTTAATCCGATCTCTTAATGGAATTACCGAAGAATATCGCCGCTTAAATATTTTGAATTACGAAATGGAAGCAGGAATGTTATTCAAAATGGCAGGTGTTTATAACTTCGCTGCTGCGGCTGTTTGTGCTGTCGTTGCTCAACGTACCATGTCAGAAGATGTTATTTTATCAAAAAAGGATTTAGCTATCAACAATGCCATTTTAACTGCTATCCGTGCGGCTGCAAATATCTAG
- a CDS encoding Uma2 family endonuclease, with protein MVQTPTKLLTLDEFLKQPETKPASEFIDGKIIQKPMPQGKHSTVQLDLGADINIALKPQHIARAYSELRCTFGSKSIVPDIAVFTWERIPRDENGKVSNTFALAPDWTIEILSPDQSQTKVVRNILHCLTHGTQMGWLIDPEEELVFVYFSNRTIEVFEVASDRLPVPHFAESFKLTIGQLFSWLSE; from the coding sequence ATGGTTCAAACTCCCACTAAACTCTTAACCTTAGATGAATTTCTCAAACAGCCAGAAACCAAACCAGCCAGCGAATTTATAGACGGTAAAATTATCCAAAAACCTATGCCTCAAGGAAAACACAGCACGGTGCAACTTGATCTCGGTGCTGATATCAATATAGCTCTCAAACCCCAGCATATCGCTCGTGCTTATTCGGAACTGCGCTGTACCTTTGGGAGTAAATCTATTGTTCCTGATATCGCAGTTTTTACTTGGGAACGTATTCCCCGTGACGAAAATGGTAAAGTATCTAATACCTTTGCACTCGCACCAGACTGGACAATTGAAATTCTTTCTCCTGATCAAAGTCAAACTAAAGTTGTTCGCAATATCCTTCATTGTCTCACTCATGGGACTCAAATGGGGTGGTTGATTGACCCAGAAGAAGAATTAGTATTTGTTTATTTTAGCAATCGTACCATTGAAGTTTTTGAAGTTGCAAGCGATCGCCTACCTGTTCCCCATTTTGCAGAGTCCTTTAAGCTAACAATTGGTCAACTTTTTAGTTGGTTAAGCGAATAG
- a CDS encoding Uma2 family endonuclease has protein sequence MATLLSETKSQTGLVISWEALPDDFQLEDEPVENTGQPLLAGALRESLEISGFIQPQMLIAANFGLCATLNEQFVAKAPDWVYVPSVKEILAERKSYTPNLEGDIPAVVMEFLSDKDGGEYSVKRTYPPGKWFFYEQILQVAIYIIFEPNGGLLEYYQLENGRYELKQPDENGRHWIDGMGLFLGTWRGEKEGRSGYWLRWWDQTGNLLPWAVEKIEQERQRAEQEREEKERLIAYLRSQGIDPNNLPKDA, from the coding sequence ATGGCAACCCTACTCAGTGAAACCAAATCACAGACTGGACTGGTCATCTCTTGGGAAGCCTTACCCGATGATTTTCAGTTAGAGGATGAACCAGTGGAAAATACAGGACAGCCACTTTTAGCGGGGGCTTTGCGGGAAAGTTTAGAAATCAGTGGATTTATTCAACCACAAATGTTAATCGCTGCCAATTTCGGGCTGTGTGCCACATTAAATGAGCAATTTGTGGCTAAAGCACCTGATTGGGTATATGTGCCTTCTGTTAAAGAGATATTAGCAGAACGGAAAAGCTATACACCCAATTTGGAAGGGGATATACCTGCTGTAGTGATGGAGTTTTTATCAGATAAAGACGGTGGAGAATATTCAGTTAAGCGTACCTATCCGCCGGGAAAATGGTTTTTTTACGAACAAATTTTACAAGTTGCCATTTACATTATTTTTGAGCCAAATGGGGGATTATTAGAATATTATCAACTGGAAAATGGACGTTATGAATTAAAACAACCAGATGAGAATGGTCGTCATTGGATTGATGGAATGGGACTGTTTTTAGGAACTTGGCGAGGGGAAAAGGAAGGTCGTTCTGGGTATTGGTTAAGATGGTGGGATCAAACAGGTAACTTATTACCTTGGGCTGTGGAAAAAATTGAACAGGAACGCCAACGGGCGGAACAGGAACGGGAGGAAAAAGAACGGCTAATAGCTTATTTGCGATCGCAGGGAATTGACCCCAATAATTTGCCCAAAGATGCTTAA
- a CDS encoding YifB family Mg chelatase-like AAA ATPase, giving the protein MLARVWSASIIGIDAVKVGVEVDVSGGLPGIVILGLPDSAIQESKERVKATLKNAGFAFPIRKIVINLTPADLRKEGPAFDLPISVGILAASEQVNADLLGDFLFLGEVSLDGSLRPVAGVLPIAATAKKMGITGLVVPVDNAQEAAVVEGLTVYGCKDVADVVDLLNNPKKYQPVQLNKAVETTQETSLNLADLQDVKGQAHARRALEIAAAGGHNLIFVGPPGSGKTMLARRLSGILPPLSFPESLEVTRIHSVAGLLKNRGSLVRERPFRSPHHSASGPSLVGGGTFPRPGEISLSHRGVLFLDELTEFKRDVLEFLRQPLEDGFVTISRTKQSVTFPAQFTLVASTNPCPCGYYGDTIQGCTCSPRQREQYWAKLSGPLMDRIDLQVAVNRLKPEEITQQPTGEASKSVAERVEKAREKAVIRFQKEENLQCNAQMQSRHLQKWCQLDDASRSLLEAAIRKLGLSARASDRILKVSRTIADLAGDENLKPQHVAEAIQYRTIDRMQ; this is encoded by the coding sequence ATGCTGGCTAGAGTTTGGAGTGCATCTATCATCGGGATTGACGCTGTAAAAGTGGGTGTGGAAGTTGATGTTTCTGGTGGTTTACCGGGAATTGTGATTTTAGGTTTACCAGATTCGGCTATTCAAGAATCTAAAGAACGGGTAAAAGCCACTTTGAAAAATGCGGGTTTTGCCTTTCCTATACGGAAGATTGTCATTAACCTAACTCCCGCAGATTTAAGAAAGGAAGGACCTGCTTTTGATTTACCAATTAGTGTGGGTATTTTAGCAGCTTCTGAACAAGTTAATGCCGATTTGTTGGGAGATTTTTTATTTTTGGGGGAAGTTTCTTTAGATGGTAGTTTGCGTCCGGTTGCTGGTGTTTTACCTATTGCTGCAACTGCAAAAAAGATGGGAATTACAGGTTTAGTTGTTCCTGTTGATAATGCCCAAGAAGCCGCTGTTGTTGAAGGTTTAACGGTTTATGGTTGCAAAGATGTTGCTGATGTGGTGGACTTATTAAATAATCCTAAAAAATATCAACCTGTCCAGTTAAATAAAGCAGTAGAAACTACCCAAGAAACATCTTTAAACTTAGCAGATTTGCAAGATGTCAAAGGACAAGCGCACGCCCGCAGGGCTTTAGAAATTGCGGCTGCGGGAGGACACAATTTGATTTTCGTTGGACCACCAGGAAGCGGAAAAACGATGTTAGCACGGCGATTATCGGGAATTTTACCACCTTTAAGTTTTCCTGAATCTTTGGAAGTAACACGCATTCATTCTGTGGCTGGATTGTTGAAAAATCGGGGTTCTTTAGTTAGAGAAAGACCTTTTCGCAGTCCCCACCATTCCGCATCTGGTCCATCTTTGGTTGGTGGTGGCACTTTTCCCCGTCCTGGTGAAATTTCATTATCTCACAGAGGTGTACTTTTTCTCGACGAATTAACGGAATTTAAAAGGGATGTTTTGGAGTTTTTACGTCAACCTTTGGAAGATGGTTTTGTGACAATTTCTCGAACTAAACAATCTGTCACTTTTCCGGCACAATTTACATTAGTAGCCAGTACAAATCCCTGTCCTTGTGGTTATTATGGTGATACAATTCAAGGCTGTACTTGTTCACCTCGACAACGGGAACAATATTGGGCAAAATTGTCAGGACCATTAATGGATAGAATTGATTTACAAGTAGCAGTAAATCGTTTGAAACCAGAGGAAATTACCCAACAACCAACAGGAGAAGCATCGAAATCTGTAGCCGAACGAGTAGAAAAAGCTAGAGAAAAAGCTGTAATTCGGTTTCAAAAAGAAGAAAATTTACAATGTAATGCCCAAATGCAAAGTCGTCATTTACAAAAATGGTGTCAATTAGATGATGCTAGTCGGAGTTTATTAGAAGCAGCAATTAGAAAATTAGGCTTATCTGCAAGAGCGAGCGATCGCATTCTTAAAGTATCCCGAACTATAGCAGATTTAGCAGGAGATGAAAACCTCAAACCCCAGCACGTAGCCGAAGCAATTCAATATCGGACAATTGATAGAATGCAGTAA